A window of Balneola vulgaris DSM 17893 contains these coding sequences:
- a CDS encoding synaptic vesicle VAT-1 family membrane protein: protein MKQLVNTAHGSYDVLELQEVPDLIPDGNELLIQVKAAGLNFADILARKGQYPDAPSKPCVMGYEVSGIVIAAGPNADSSRIGEEVLAMCKFKGQAEQVVVPQNLVYKKPEKLSFEEAAALPVTYLTAWMLLHVMGGLKAEESILIHNAGGGVGLAQIDIANHIGATIYGTASARKHDFLKEKGVHHCIDYRNNDWLTELKKLTDDRGVELITDPLGGKEWKRSYQALRSTGRLGMFGVSTASDGDKGGLKGTVNLLKAVVGMPLFHPLSLMSNNKATFGVNLGHMWHEADKAKQWMTDLLKGVEEGWIKPHVDCSFPLARTADAHRYLEERKNIGKVVLVN from the coding sequence ATGAAACAGCTCGTTAACACCGCCCATGGAAGTTATGATGTACTTGAACTCCAAGAAGTACCCGACCTCATACCCGATGGAAATGAACTCCTAATTCAGGTAAAAGCAGCGGGCTTGAACTTCGCCGACATCCTCGCACGCAAGGGTCAGTACCCGGATGCCCCCTCCAAACCATGTGTGATGGGCTATGAAGTTTCGGGCATAGTGATAGCCGCCGGTCCCAACGCCGACTCCTCTCGTATTGGGGAAGAAGTGCTGGCCATGTGCAAATTCAAAGGACAGGCAGAGCAAGTAGTAGTACCTCAAAATTTGGTTTACAAGAAACCAGAAAAACTGAGCTTTGAAGAAGCGGCCGCCTTACCCGTCACCTATTTGACGGCATGGATGTTACTTCATGTTATGGGCGGACTTAAAGCTGAGGAGTCCATTTTAATTCACAACGCTGGTGGAGGTGTTGGCTTAGCACAAATCGACATCGCAAATCACATAGGTGCAACAATCTATGGCACTGCAAGTGCTCGCAAACATGACTTTCTAAAAGAAAAAGGAGTGCATCACTGCATAGACTACCGAAACAACGATTGGCTTACCGAGCTAAAAAAACTCACCGATGATCGCGGGGTTGAACTCATAACTGATCCACTTGGTGGGAAAGAATGGAAACGAAGTTACCAAGCACTACGGTCGACGGGCAGGCTGGGAATGTTTGGTGTTTCTACCGCCAGTGATGGCGACAAAGGTGGACTCAAAGGCACGGTGAATCTACTCAAAGCGGTTGTTGGTATGCCCCTTTTTCACCCCCTATCTCTCATGAGTAATAACAAAGCCACCTTCGGGGTGAACCTCGGACATATGTGGCATGAAGCCGACAAAGCCAAACAATGGATGACGGATTTACTGAAAGGCGTTGAAGAAGGCTGGATTAAACCCCATGTCGACTGCAGCTTCCCACTCGCCCGCACCGCCGACGCCCACCGCTACCTCGAAGAACGAAAGAATATTGGGAAAGTGGTTTTGGTGAATTGA
- a CDS encoding WD40/YVTN/BNR-like repeat-containing protein — protein sequence MNTTILSRSTRLFSFLLLLMGLVLSTGTTFAQSLDLDLIESMKPRNIGPANMSGRITSIDVVRTDPDIIYAGSASGGLWKSESGGIDWEPIFDDNLALSIGAVAVSQKNPSIVWAGTGEGNPRNSLNGGYGVYRSLDAGKTWELMGLEETRNIHRIIIHPDDPNTVFIGAIGSPWGDHEQRGVYKTTDGGETWEKILYVDQMTGVGDMVMDPSNPNKILVNMWQHRREPWFFKSGGPSSGLYITMDGGKNWTKQTAKDNGLPKGDLGRMGLAFATNDPSRVYAIIEAKDNALYRSEDGGMNWKMINDKSEIGNRPFYYFDIYVDPKNENRLYSIFTNVNVSEDGGNSFRGLIGRGLIHVDHHALYIHPDNPEYMILGNDGGMAITRDMGKTWQFVENLALGQFYHINVDNEIPYNVYGGLQDNGTYTGPAYAWVRGGLRNDYYFSVSGGDGFDVMADPDDARYGYSMSQKGNVLRYDKETGRTKGIKPIHPDPDMVLRFNWNAAIAQDPFDNSTIYFGSQFVHKSTDKGDSWEVISPDLTTNDPEKQKQHLSGGLTIDATGAENFTSLLAIEPSALEQGVLWAGSDDGLIHVTRDGGNTWTNVSKNLKGVPEGSWVAQIKASRHNKGEAVAVINNYRRFDFKPYLMHTTNYGKSWKSLADEDDVFGYALSFIQDPVEPNLMFFGTEHGLYVSIDGAKTWTKYTNGYPSVSTMDMVIQEREKDLVIGSYGRAIWVLDDITPLRVLAANGQDKVKESPVTVLEPTVAYMTTTRDGDGPANPGSSTFAGENRPSGSATIKFFAKKPEAPKKKEGDVAKGDERRPRGPRASAASSGAQAIIKISDMQGNHIREIKQPVRDGLNMVRWRFDEDVPEGTVQPPLPPGVPQEYARFFRVNGAPALPGTYNVSVTVGDQSDETQLVVKLDPRENFTMSDLIARRDMLRDILELSNEVNAMNTRVTDDIKQINKVLASLKELDGDDAKAMKKRSEEIKKELEEVGKLIVDRSRGRTSDPHLTQPLQNRVTALSRSVSGSYDRPGKTQMMLKKFVDDRLVEVKREVDAWYAANWQAYMDEVEAFDFSPIETDK from the coding sequence ATGAATACAACGATTCTATCTAGAAGTACACGACTATTCTCGTTTTTACTTCTACTTATGGGTCTAGTTTTGAGCACAGGTACCACCTTTGCACAATCGCTAGATTTAGACCTCATTGAGTCTATGAAACCACGGAATATTGGCCCAGCTAATATGAGTGGACGTATCACATCTATCGATGTAGTACGCACCGATCCCGATATTATTTACGCAGGTTCTGCCTCTGGTGGTCTCTGGAAATCTGAAAGTGGTGGCATCGACTGGGAACCCATTTTTGATGACAACCTCGCTCTTTCTATTGGTGCTGTTGCAGTATCACAGAAAAACCCAAGCATTGTTTGGGCGGGTACGGGTGAAGGAAACCCAAGAAACAGTTTAAACGGTGGCTATGGGGTATACCGTAGTTTAGACGCCGGTAAAACATGGGAGTTGATGGGCCTTGAAGAAACGCGCAACATCCACCGAATCATCATTCACCCAGACGATCCAAACACCGTATTTATCGGTGCGATTGGTTCACCTTGGGGCGACCATGAGCAACGTGGCGTTTATAAAACTACCGATGGTGGTGAGACTTGGGAGAAAATCCTATACGTCGACCAAATGACAGGTGTTGGTGATATGGTTATGGATCCATCTAACCCAAACAAGATCTTAGTGAACATGTGGCAACACCGTCGTGAGCCATGGTTCTTCAAATCAGGTGGACCAAGTTCAGGACTTTACATCACTATGGATGGTGGTAAAAACTGGACTAAGCAAACAGCAAAAGACAATGGACTTCCTAAAGGTGATTTAGGACGTATGGGACTTGCCTTCGCAACCAACGATCCATCTCGTGTTTATGCTATTATTGAAGCCAAAGACAATGCCCTTTATCGTTCTGAAGATGGCGGCATGAACTGGAAGATGATTAACGATAAATCTGAAATCGGTAATCGTCCATTCTACTATTTCGACATCTACGTAGATCCTAAAAATGAAAACCGTCTATACAGCATCTTCACCAATGTGAATGTAAGTGAAGACGGTGGTAACTCTTTCCGTGGACTCATTGGCCGTGGTTTAATTCACGTTGATCACCATGCCCTCTACATCCACCCAGATAACCCTGAGTACATGATCTTAGGAAACGACGGTGGTATGGCTATTACTCGTGATATGGGTAAGACTTGGCAATTCGTTGAGAACCTAGCTCTTGGGCAGTTCTATCACATCAATGTGGATAATGAAATCCCATACAATGTTTACGGTGGACTTCAAGATAATGGAACTTACACTGGTCCGGCTTACGCATGGGTTCGTGGTGGATTACGCAACGACTACTACTTCTCAGTTTCAGGTGGTGATGGCTTTGATGTAATGGCTGATCCAGATGATGCTCGTTATGGGTATTCAATGTCCCAAAAAGGGAACGTACTTCGCTACGACAAAGAAACAGGACGTACTAAAGGCATTAAGCCAATTCATCCTGATCCTGACATGGTACTTCGATTCAACTGGAACGCGGCTATTGCACAAGATCCATTTGATAACTCTACCATCTACTTTGGTAGTCAGTTTGTACACAAGAGTACTGATAAAGGCGATAGCTGGGAAGTGATCTCACCTGATTTAACCACCAACGACCCTGAAAAACAAAAGCAGCACCTTAGTGGTGGATTAACCATCGATGCTACGGGTGCTGAGAACTTTACATCATTACTCGCTATTGAACCAAGTGCCTTAGAACAAGGTGTACTTTGGGCGGGCTCTGATGATGGCCTCATCCATGTAACTCGAGATGGTGGTAACACTTGGACCAATGTATCTAAGAACCTCAAGGGTGTTCCAGAAGGAAGTTGGGTTGCTCAAATCAAAGCTTCACGTCATAACAAAGGCGAAGCGGTTGCTGTAATCAACAACTACCGCCGTTTTGATTTCAAACCATACCTAATGCATACTACCAACTATGGTAAATCTTGGAAATCACTTGCTGATGAAGACGATGTATTCGGTTATGCGCTTTCCTTTATTCAAGATCCTGTAGAGCCGAACTTGATGTTCTTCGGAACAGAGCATGGCCTCTACGTTAGTATTGATGGTGCTAAAACATGGACGAAATACACGAATGGTTATCCATCTGTGTCGACTATGGATATGGTAATCCAAGAGCGTGAAAAAGATCTCGTAATCGGTTCTTATGGTCGTGCTATTTGGGTATTAGATGACATTACTCCATTGCGCGTACTTGCAGCCAACGGGCAGGATAAAGTGAAGGAAAGCCCTGTTACTGTACTAGAGCCTACCGTCGCATACATGACTACCACTAGAGACGGTGACGGTCCTGCGAACCCTGGAAGTTCAACCTTTGCCGGTGAAAACCGCCCATCTGGTTCTGCAACCATCAAGTTCTTTGCTAAGAAGCCTGAAGCTCCAAAGAAAAAAGAAGGTGATGTTGCCAAAGGCGACGAACGACGTCCTAGAGGTCCACGCGCTTCTGCTGCTTCTAGTGGTGCTCAAGCCATCATCAAAATTTCTGATATGCAAGGGAATCATATTCGTGAGATCAAGCAACCAGTAAGAGATGGCCTCAATATGGTTCGTTGGAGATTCGACGAAGACGTTCCAGAAGGAACCGTACAACCTCCACTACCTCCAGGCGTACCTCAAGAATACGCTCGATTCTTCCGAGTTAACGGTGCACCTGCTCTACCGGGCACTTATAACGTTAGCGTGACCGTAGGTGATCAATCGGACGAAACACAATTGGTTGTGAAGCTCGACCCACGTGAGAACTTTACTATGAGCGACTTAATTGCTCGTCGTGATATGCTTCGTGATATCCTTGAGCTATCAAATGAAGTGAATGCGATGAACACCCGTGTTACGGATGATATTAAGCAGATCAACAAAGTGTTGGCTTCGCTTAAAGAACTCGACGGTGATGACGCAAAAGCGATGAAGAAGCGTTCTGAAGAAATCAAAAAAGAGCTCGAAGAAGTAGGCAAACTCATCGTAGATCGATCTCGTGGTCGAACAAGTGACCCTCATTTGACTCAGCCTCTTCAAAACCGTGTTACTGCATTAAGTAGATCGGTAAGTGGTTCATACGACCGCCCGGGCAAAACACAGATGATGCTCAAGAAGTTTGTGGACGACCGCTTAGTAGAAGTTAAGCGCGAAGTTGACGCTTGGTATGCTGCCAACTGGCAAGCGTATATGGATGAAGTTGAAGCCTTTGACTTCTCTCCAATCGAAACCGATAAGTAA
- a CDS encoding DUF4007 family protein, with product MGTLSFSGHESFQCRNLWLKKGYEFTIADKNFNDNLSVIELGVGKNMVSSIKYWMKAFDLLDDNGSIKQLTSIIFDDTGKDPYLEDIGTLWLLHYNLVSANKASIYNLFFNYFRKQRIEFSKLHLINYLITECNHREEKHSENTIETDVGVLLKNYVRPNSKFNSKDIEDSFSSLLIELDLIKPIIDRKDWYECKNESRPSLPTEIVLYSILSNPKYKSSSSISFNHLLNDENSPGLVFALDADSLLMHVKAITEKFEGVVYKEDAGIRELQFSSKPELSDVIEAYYD from the coding sequence ATGGGCACACTTAGCTTCTCGGGTCACGAATCTTTTCAATGTCGTAACCTTTGGCTTAAAAAAGGTTATGAATTTACTATCGCAGACAAAAACTTTAATGACAATTTATCTGTCATTGAATTAGGTGTAGGGAAAAATATGGTTTCCTCCATTAAATACTGGATGAAAGCATTTGATTTACTAGATGATAATGGAAGCATCAAGCAACTAACAAGTATTATATTTGATGATACGGGAAAGGACCCTTACTTAGAAGATATTGGAACACTATGGCTACTTCATTACAATTTAGTTTCAGCTAATAAGGCATCTATCTATAATTTATTTTTCAATTATTTCAGGAAACAACGAATTGAGTTTTCGAAGTTACACTTGATTAATTATTTAATAACTGAGTGCAATCATCGTGAAGAAAAACATTCTGAAAATACTATTGAAACTGATGTTGGAGTACTTTTGAAAAACTATGTTCGTCCTAACTCCAAATTTAATTCTAAAGATATAGAAGACAGTTTTTCTTCCCTTTTAATTGAATTGGATCTCATTAAACCTATTATCGACCGCAAAGATTGGTATGAATGCAAAAATGAGTCAAGACCATCTTTACCTACAGAAATTGTACTTTATTCGATTCTCTCTAATCCTAAATATAAAAGCTCAAGTTCCATTTCTTTTAACCACTTATTGAATGATGAAAACAGTCCTGGATTAGTATTTGCATTGGATGCAGATAGTCTATTAATGCATGTAAAAGCAATTACAGAAAAATTCGAAGGTGTCGTTTACAAAGAAGATGCGGGGATTAGAGAATTGCAATTTAGTTCAAAACCTGAACTATCGGATGTAATAGAGGCATATTATGACTAA